One window of Dechloromonas sp. ZY10 genomic DNA carries:
- the plsY gene encoding glycerol-3-phosphate 1-O-acyltransferase PlsY encodes MQTALALVAAYLLGSVPFAMLSSTLFGLADPRSYGSGNPGATNVLRSGNKKAALLTLIGDALKGTLAVIVAQQAGMSDSQIALVALAVFLGHLYPVFLKFKGGKGVATAAGVLLALDPLLGLATVGTWLLVAYVSRYSSLAALCAAAAAPLYSALMHGASTQTVIVGVLGMALIGKHWQNIQRLLAGQETKIGSKKKG; translated from the coding sequence ATGCAAACCGCCCTCGCCCTCGTCGCCGCCTACCTGCTCGGCTCCGTCCCCTTTGCGATGCTTTCGTCAACGCTGTTCGGCCTCGCCGATCCGCGCAGCTACGGCTCGGGCAACCCCGGCGCAACCAACGTGCTGCGCAGCGGCAACAAGAAAGCCGCATTGCTGACGCTGATCGGCGATGCGCTCAAAGGCACCCTCGCCGTCATCGTCGCGCAACAGGCCGGAATGAGCGACAGCCAGATTGCCCTGGTTGCGCTCGCCGTCTTCCTCGGCCACCTTTACCCGGTCTTTCTCAAGTTCAAGGGCGGCAAGGGCGTTGCCACCGCCGCCGGCGTGCTGCTCGCGCTCGACCCGCTGCTCGGTCTGGCGACCGTCGGCACCTGGCTGCTGGTCGCCTACGTTTCGCGCTACTCCTCTCTTGCCGCGCTCTGCGCTGCGGCTGCCGCGCCGCTTTATTCAGCACTGATGCACGGCGCCAGCACCCAGACGGTAATCGTTGGCGTCCTTGGCATGGCGCTGATCGGCAAGCATTGGCAAAACATCCAGCGCCTGCTCGCCGGCCAGGAAACGAAGATCGGCAGCAAGAAAAAAGGCTGA
- the prmC gene encoding peptide chain release factor N(5)-glutamine methyltransferase produces the protein MTLGEALAAARGRIDRLDGRLLLQYATGCSHTDLLARPETPVLAPALAQYLEWVERRAAGEPLAYLVGEAEFRGRVFQVSPDVLIPRPETEVLIELALQRLQAWQAAQESTAAAEQPAGRRPRIVDLGTGSGIVAISLALEFPLAEVVAVDLSPDALAVARNNAGRLGARVDFRAGSWFAPLAGERFDLIVSNPPYIAAGDPHLALNGLPFEPQLALTDQDEGGNGLACIREIVAAAPGYLTTAGCLLFEHGYDQGAASRNLLTAAGFKAAQTHPDLAGIDRVSVGHR, from the coding sequence ATGACTCTCGGCGAAGCCCTGGCTGCAGCGCGCGGCCGGATCGACCGGCTCGATGGACGGTTGCTGCTGCAGTACGCCACCGGCTGCAGCCATACCGACCTGCTGGCGCGGCCGGAAACGCCAGTGCTCGCGCCGGCGCTGGCACAGTACCTGGAATGGGTCGAGCGCCGGGCCGCCGGCGAGCCCTTGGCCTATCTGGTCGGCGAGGCCGAGTTTCGCGGCCGGGTGTTCCAGGTCTCGCCCGATGTCTTGATCCCGCGCCCGGAAACCGAGGTGCTGATCGAACTGGCTTTGCAGCGGCTGCAGGCCTGGCAGGCCGCGCAGGAGTCGACGGCGGCGGCCGAGCAGCCGGCGGGGCGGCGTCCCCGCATTGTCGATCTCGGCACCGGTTCCGGCATTGTCGCGATTTCGCTGGCGCTGGAGTTTCCTCTGGCCGAGGTGGTCGCGGTCGATCTGTCGCCCGACGCACTGGCGGTGGCCCGCAACAACGCCGGCCGCCTTGGTGCTCGCGTCGACTTCCGTGCCGGCAGCTGGTTCGCGCCGCTGGCCGGCGAGCGCTTCGACCTGATCGTGTCCAACCCGCCTTACATCGCCGCCGGCGACCCGCATTTGGCCTTGAACGGCCTGCCCTTCGAGCCGCAGCTGGCGCTCACCGATCAGGATGAGGGCGGCAACGGCCTGGCCTGCATCCGCGAGATCGTTGCCGCTGCGCCCGGGTACCTGACGACCGCTGGCTGCTTGCTGTTCGAGCACGGCTACGATCAGGGGGCCGCCAGCCGGAACTTATTGACTGCCGCCGGGTTCAAAGCGGCGCAAACCCATCCCGACCTCGCGGGTATCGACCGCGTCAGTGTCGGCCATCGTTAA
- a CDS encoding OsmC family protein — translation MYKTVVDSSMQIKVNAGKFEADYALDGSAMNPLEAFYASLAACAAVFTKKACKSLGISPVGVEIDCKPFAGPGGPLTLGKFRTEVRFPAAFTAEQKAAIIDSIEHCAVKEIVKTGASIEFQVAEAA, via the coding sequence ATGTACAAGACCGTTGTCGATAGCAGCATGCAAATCAAGGTAAATGCCGGCAAGTTCGAAGCCGATTACGCACTCGATGGCTCAGCGATGAATCCGCTGGAAGCCTTTTACGCCTCGCTCGCCGCCTGTGCGGCCGTATTTACCAAGAAGGCATGCAAATCGCTGGGCATTTCGCCGGTCGGCGTCGAGATCGACTGCAAGCCCTTTGCCGGCCCCGGCGGCCCGCTGACCCTGGGCAAGTTCCGCACCGAGGTCCGCTTCCCGGCTGCATTCACCGCCGAACAAAAAGCTGCAATCATCGACAGCATCGAGCACTGCGCGGTCAAGGAAATCGTCAAGACCGGCGCCAGCATCGAATTCCAGGTTGCAGAAGCGGCCTGA
- the grxD gene encoding Grx4 family monothiol glutaredoxin — translation MSDVQQRIKETVTTNPVVLYMKGDARFPQCGFSATAVQILKLCGVNDFVTVNVLADEEIRQGVKEYANWPTIPQLYIKGEFIGGCDIMKEMYQAGELQQLLQGIASA, via the coding sequence ATGTCCGACGTTCAACAGCGCATCAAAGAAACCGTCACCACCAACCCGGTCGTCCTCTACATGAAGGGCGATGCCCGCTTTCCGCAGTGTGGCTTCTCCGCCACCGCCGTGCAGATCCTCAAGCTCTGCGGCGTGAACGACTTTGTCACGGTCAACGTGCTGGCCGACGAAGAAATCCGTCAGGGCGTCAAGGAATACGCCAACTGGCCGACCATTCCGCAGCTCTACATCAAGGGTGAGTTCATCGGTGGCTGTGACATCATGAAAGAGATGTATCAGGCCGGCGAACTGCAGCAACTGCTGCAGGGCATCGCCAGCGCCTGA
- the prfA gene encoding peptide chain release factor 1, whose translation MKASIRQKLDLLVDRLDEIDRLLAAPDVAKDMDQFRKLTRERAEVEPVVLQFNAFRQAENDIVEAEAMLADPDMKEFAEEEIAAARARLPGFEVELQKLLLPKDPNDDKSVLLEIRAGTGGDESALFAGDLFRMYSRYAERQRWQVEVMSASESDLGGYKEVICRIGGYGAYSRLKFESGGHRVQRVPETETQGRIHTSACTVAVMPEADEVEDVNLNPADLRIDTFRASGAGGQHINKTDSAVRITHLPTGIVAECQDGRSQHANKASAMKVLAARIKDIQLREQQSKIASTRKSLIGSGDRSERIRTYNFPQGRVTDHRINLTLYKIASIMEGDMDEVLDALAAEHQADLLAELAEQN comes from the coding sequence ATGAAAGCCAGCATCCGCCAGAAACTCGACCTGCTGGTCGACCGCCTTGATGAAATCGACCGCCTGCTGGCGGCGCCGGATGTGGCCAAAGATATGGACCAGTTCCGCAAGCTGACCCGCGAGCGGGCCGAGGTCGAGCCGGTGGTGCTGCAGTTCAACGCCTTCCGCCAGGCAGAAAACGATATCGTCGAGGCCGAGGCGATGCTGGCTGACCCGGACATGAAGGAATTTGCCGAAGAGGAAATTGCCGCCGCCCGCGCCCGTCTGCCCGGTTTTGAGGTCGAGTTGCAAAAGCTGCTGCTGCCCAAGGACCCCAACGACGACAAGAGCGTGCTGCTCGAAATCCGTGCCGGTACCGGCGGCGACGAATCGGCGCTGTTTGCCGGCGATCTCTTCCGCATGTACTCGCGCTACGCCGAGCGCCAGCGCTGGCAGGTCGAAGTGATGTCGGCCAGCGAATCCGACCTTGGTGGCTACAAGGAAGTGATCTGCCGGATCGGCGGTTATGGCGCCTATTCTCGGCTCAAGTTCGAATCCGGTGGACACCGCGTGCAGCGCGTGCCGGAAACCGAAACCCAGGGCCGCATCCACACCTCGGCGTGTACCGTCGCGGTGATGCCCGAGGCCGACGAGGTCGAGGACGTCAACCTCAACCCGGCCGATCTGCGCATCGACACTTTCCGCGCTTCGGGTGCCGGCGGCCAGCATATCAACAAGACCGATTCGGCGGTGCGCATCACCCACCTGCCGACCGGGATCGTCGCCGAGTGCCAGGACGGCCGTTCGCAGCATGCCAACAAGGCGTCGGCGATGAAGGTGCTGGCGGCGCGGATCAAGGACATCCAGCTGCGCGAGCAGCAGAGCAAGATTGCCAGCACGCGCAAGAGCCTGATCGGCTCCGGCGACCGCTCCGAGCGCATCCGTACCTACAACTTCCCGCAGGGCCGGGTCACCGACCACCGCATCAACCTGACCCTGTACAAGATCGCCAGCATCATGGAAGGCGACATGGACGAAGTCCTCGACGCCTTGGCGGCCGAACATCAGGCCGACCTGCTCGCCGAACTGGCAGAACAAAACTGA